In Methylococcus geothermalis, one genomic interval encodes:
- a CDS encoding phosphoadenylyl-sulfate reductase, which translates to MTHADIETLRTELADRSPRTVLEAALKRFERIAVSFSGAEDVVLVDMASRLRPGIEVFTLDTGRLHAETYRFLEEVRERFPIRLEVLSPDAAELETMVREKGLFSFYRDGHQECCGIRKVGPLRRKLATLDAWITGQRRDQNPTRQAVPEVEADPAFASEDHPLVKFNPLAGWTSIQVWDYIAACDIPFNALHLKGYVSIGCEPCTRPIRPGQHEREGRWWWEDALKKECGLHIGDSSKD; encoded by the coding sequence ATGACACACGCCGACATCGAAACACTCCGGACCGAACTGGCCGACCGTTCGCCGCGCACCGTGCTGGAAGCGGCATTGAAGCGCTTCGAACGGATCGCCGTCTCCTTCAGCGGGGCGGAAGACGTTGTACTGGTGGACATGGCCTCGCGCCTCCGTCCCGGCATCGAGGTATTCACGCTGGACACCGGCCGCCTGCACGCCGAAACCTATCGCTTCCTCGAAGAAGTGCGCGAGCGCTTTCCGATCAGGCTCGAAGTCTTGTCTCCGGATGCGGCGGAACTGGAAACCATGGTGCGGGAAAAGGGGCTGTTCAGCTTCTACCGGGACGGCCACCAGGAATGCTGCGGAATCCGCAAGGTCGGGCCGCTGCGCCGCAAGCTGGCGACGCTCGATGCCTGGATCACCGGCCAGCGCCGGGATCAGAATCCGACCCGGCAGGCGGTACCGGAAGTGGAAGCCGATCCGGCCTTTGCGAGCGAAGACCATCCCCTTGTGAAGTTCAATCCGCTGGCCGGCTGGACTTCGATCCAGGTGTGGGATTACATCGCCGCCTGCGACATCCCGTTCAATGCCTTGCACCTCAAAGGGTATGTCAGCATCGGCTGCGAACCCTGCACCCGCCCGATCCGCCCCGGCCAGCACGAACGCGAGGGCCGCTGGTGGTGGGAGGATGCGCTCAAGAAGGAATGCGGCCTGCACATCGGCGACTCCTCCAAGGACTGA
- the gshA gene encoding glutamate--cysteine ligase, with the protein MRKLIDSRLEQLARAGQAHLLRKGLKGLEKESLRITTSGEIAQTPHPKALGSALTHPAITTDYSEALIELITPPFEDSADTLAALEDIHRFVHANIDGELLLATSMPCRIEGDESIPIAVYGSSNIGKMKHVYRRGLGYRYGRAMQAIAGVHFNYSVNEDLWPVLQALAGDRRPLPQFVADRYFGMVRNIQRFGWLILYLYGTSPAMSKSFLTGRETPLASSFAEFDPTTWHRPYATSLRMSDIGYRNDNQASLDISFNRLDDYVRDLSHAISTPYAPYQAIGIEVDGEYRQLNANILQIENEYYSTVRPKQITRSGEMPTLALKKRGISYLELRSVDLNCYHPAGISPEQLRFLETFMLLSLLADSPPMSTEEKKTAANNMLATACCGRTPGMALMRGDGAVDLRAWAKELCESMEPIAAALDGDSNDRPYSLALEHQYVAIADPEQHLPSARMLREMRSNRESFAEFAQRLSVQHAEAMRSHPLAPETEASMRRMAEESLAEQEAIEASDSLAFAEFLQRYFAQT; encoded by the coding sequence TTGAGAAAACTCATCGACTCGCGGCTCGAGCAGCTCGCCCGCGCCGGGCAGGCGCATCTGCTGCGAAAAGGATTGAAGGGACTGGAAAAGGAGAGCCTTCGCATCACGACCTCCGGTGAAATTGCGCAAACCCCGCATCCGAAGGCCCTGGGATCGGCGCTGACCCATCCCGCCATCACCACCGACTATTCCGAAGCGCTGATCGAGCTGATCACCCCGCCTTTCGAGGATAGCGCCGACACCTTGGCGGCGCTGGAAGACATCCATCGCTTCGTTCATGCCAATATCGACGGCGAACTGCTGCTGGCGACCTCGATGCCCTGCCGGATCGAGGGCGACGAGAGCATCCCGATCGCGGTCTATGGCAGTTCCAACATCGGCAAGATGAAGCACGTCTACCGCCGCGGCCTGGGCTACCGCTATGGCCGGGCCATGCAAGCCATCGCCGGCGTCCATTTCAATTATTCGGTGAACGAGGATTTATGGCCGGTGCTGCAGGCACTGGCCGGCGACCGCCGGCCGCTCCCGCAGTTCGTTGCAGACCGCTATTTCGGGATGGTGCGCAACATCCAGCGCTTCGGCTGGCTGATCCTGTACCTGTACGGCACATCGCCCGCCATGTCCAAGTCCTTCCTTACAGGGAGGGAGACGCCGCTGGCTTCGAGTTTCGCCGAATTCGACCCGACCACTTGGCACCGTCCCTACGCCACCTCGCTGCGCATGAGCGACATCGGCTACCGCAATGACAATCAGGCCAGCCTCGACATTTCCTTCAACCGGCTCGATGATTACGTCCGCGATCTGAGCCACGCCATCTCCACGCCCTATGCGCCCTACCAGGCCATCGGCATCGAAGTGGACGGCGAATACCGCCAGCTCAACGCCAACATCCTGCAGATCGAAAACGAATACTACAGCACCGTGCGCCCGAAGCAGATCACGCGCTCCGGCGAAATGCCCACCCTGGCCCTGAAGAAACGCGGCATCAGCTATCTCGAACTGCGCTCGGTGGACCTGAACTGCTATCACCCGGCCGGAATCAGCCCCGAACAATTGAGGTTCCTGGAGACCTTCATGCTGCTATCCTTGCTCGCCGACAGCCCGCCGATGAGCACCGAGGAGAAGAAAACCGCGGCCAACAACATGCTGGCCACCGCCTGTTGCGGCCGCACGCCGGGCATGGCACTGATGAGGGGCGATGGCGCGGTGGACCTTCGAGCCTGGGCTAAGGAGCTGTGCGAATCCATGGAGCCGATCGCCGCTGCGCTGGACGGCGATTCGAATGACCGCCCCTATTCCCTCGCCCTTGAGCACCAATATGTGGCTATCGCCGATCCCGAACAGCACCTTCCTTCGGCCCGCATGCTGCGGGAAATGCGCAGCAACCGCGAATCGTTCGCCGAATTCGCCCAGCGGCTCTCGGTGCAGCACGCCGAAGCCATGCGCAGCCATCCCCTCGCGCCCGAAACGGAAGCCAGCATGCGGCGCATGGCCGAAGAATCCCTGGCGGAACAGGAAGCGATCGAGGCAAGCGATTCTCTCGCCTTCGCCGAGTTCCTGCAGCGCTACTTCGCCCAAACCTGA